The Georgenia faecalis genome includes a window with the following:
- a CDS encoding NAD(P)/FAD-dependent oxidoreductase: MTDARLPRRVLVVGAGLAGLRTAMELRAQGFDGELTVVGAEELPPYDRPPLSKQLLTRAEPVWLSDDLGADLADLADRVLLGRRALGLVAGDDGATVTLDGHEELSADAVVLACGSAAVRPPALAGALTLHTAADAAALRARLLPGARLVCVGAGWIGAEVAGVAAAAGVRTTVVEMAASPLTRQAGVAGERTRGWYADAGVDLRTGAAAVGTEAGGLRLADGTTLPADVVLAAVGVRPSTAWLAPALPLTARGAVPVDPGGRVRGGPAAVRAVGDCADRTSPRDGLVEGGHWDAALTHPAGVVADLLRTAPPADPAPYVFSTQLGHDVAVVGRPTARSRVVWREDATSWAALHVEDAEDGTARLRAVVAADRHRDVSAARKALSRAAHPVIDLAAATDPAVPLRQVLAEPAAAVRPTPEVHPKV, from the coding sequence ATGACCGACGCCCGTCTCCCCCGCCGCGTCCTCGTCGTCGGCGCCGGGTTGGCGGGGCTGCGCACCGCCATGGAGCTGCGCGCCCAGGGCTTCGACGGCGAGCTCACCGTCGTCGGTGCCGAGGAGCTCCCGCCCTACGACCGCCCGCCCCTGTCCAAGCAGCTGCTCACCCGCGCCGAGCCGGTGTGGCTCTCCGACGACCTCGGCGCCGACCTCGCCGACCTCGCCGACCGCGTCCTGCTCGGGCGGCGCGCCCTCGGCCTCGTGGCCGGCGACGACGGCGCCACCGTCACCCTGGACGGGCACGAGGAGCTCAGCGCCGACGCCGTCGTCCTCGCGTGCGGCTCCGCGGCGGTGCGCCCACCGGCGCTCGCCGGGGCCCTCACCCTCCACACCGCCGCCGACGCCGCCGCCCTGCGCGCCCGGCTCCTGCCGGGCGCGCGGCTCGTGTGCGTCGGGGCGGGCTGGATCGGCGCCGAGGTGGCGGGCGTGGCCGCGGCGGCGGGGGTGCGCACCACCGTCGTGGAGATGGCGGCATCCCCGCTCACCCGCCAGGCCGGGGTGGCCGGCGAACGCACCCGCGGCTGGTACGCCGACGCCGGCGTGGACCTGCGGACCGGCGCCGCCGCCGTGGGCACCGAGGCGGGCGGGCTGCGGCTGGCCGACGGCACCACGCTGCCCGCCGACGTCGTCCTCGCCGCCGTCGGTGTCCGGCCCAGCACCGCCTGGCTCGCCCCCGCTCTCCCGCTCACCGCCCGCGGCGCCGTGCCGGTCGACCCGGGCGGCCGGGTCCGGGGTGGGCCGGCGGCGGTGCGCGCCGTCGGCGACTGCGCCGACCGCACCTCCCCGCGGGACGGCCTCGTCGAGGGCGGCCACTGGGACGCCGCCCTCACCCACCCCGCGGGCGTGGTGGCCGACCTCCTGCGGACCGCTCCGCCCGCCGACCCGGCGCCGTACGTCTTCTCCACCCAGCTCGGCCACGACGTCGCCGTCGTCGGGCGGCCGACCGCACGGTCGCGGGTCGTGTGGCGTGAGGACGCCACGTCCTGGGCGGCGCTGCACGTCGAGGACGCCGAGGACGGCACGGCGCGCCTGCGCGCGGTCGTCGCGGCCGACCGCCACCGCGACGTCTCCGCCGCCCGCAAGGCCCTCTCCCGCGCGGCGCACCCCGTCATCGACCTCGCCGCGGCGACGGACCCCGCGGTCCCCCTGCGCCAGGTGCTCGCGGAGCCCGCCGCTGCCGTCCGCCCCACGCCCGAGGTCCACCCAAAGGTGTAG
- a CDS encoding DUF3017 domain-containing protein has product MTTSEGAHSAHSPVLWALVVGVLAVCGTALWVDAPTAVRVLAVVLLVLAGARAVDRARPSALAARSRPFDVAALLVLAAALVVIAPAGYLT; this is encoded by the coding sequence GTGACGACCTCGGAGGGTGCGCATAGCGCGCACAGCCCCGTGCTGTGGGCGCTGGTCGTCGGCGTGCTCGCCGTCTGCGGCACCGCCCTGTGGGTCGATGCGCCCACCGCGGTGCGCGTCCTCGCCGTCGTGCTCCTCGTCCTCGCCGGCGCCCGGGCCGTCGACCGGGCCCGGCCCAGCGCCCTCGCGGCCCGGTCCCGGCCGTTCGACGTCGCGGCCCTCCTCGTCCTCGCGGCCGCCCTCGTCGTCATCGCGCCGGCCGGCTATCTCACCTGA
- a CDS encoding malate dehydrogenase yields MTTPVNVTVTGAAGQIGYALLFRIASGQLLGPDVPVRLRLLEIPQGVKAAEGTAMELDDCAFPLLAGIDIFDDPRRGFDGANIALLVGARPRGPGMERGDLLEANGGIFKPQGEAINAGAAQDVRVLVVGNPANTNALIAQAHAPDVPAERFTAMTRLDHNRALSQLSAKTGAPVGDITGLTIWGNHSATQYPDVFHARVAGRPASELVDEAWLENDFIPTVAKRGAAIIAARGASSAASAANAAVDHVFDWVNGTPAGEWTSVALPSDGSYGVPEGLISSFPARSVGGRWEIVQDLEINAFSRAKIDASVAELVEEREAVKGLGLI; encoded by the coding sequence ATGACCACGCCTGTCAACGTCACGGTCACCGGTGCCGCCGGTCAGATCGGCTACGCACTCCTCTTCCGCATCGCCTCGGGCCAGCTCCTCGGCCCGGACGTGCCCGTCCGGCTCCGCCTGCTCGAGATCCCGCAGGGCGTCAAGGCCGCGGAGGGCACCGCGATGGAGCTCGACGACTGCGCCTTCCCGCTGCTCGCCGGGATCGACATCTTCGACGACCCGCGCCGCGGGTTCGACGGCGCGAACATCGCCCTGCTCGTCGGTGCGCGCCCGCGCGGACCCGGCATGGAGCGCGGTGACCTCCTCGAGGCCAACGGCGGCATCTTCAAGCCGCAGGGCGAGGCCATCAACGCCGGTGCGGCGCAGGACGTGCGCGTCCTCGTCGTCGGCAACCCCGCCAACACGAACGCGCTCATCGCGCAGGCGCACGCCCCCGACGTCCCGGCGGAGCGCTTCACGGCCATGACGCGCCTCGACCACAACCGCGCGCTGAGCCAGCTCTCCGCCAAGACCGGTGCGCCGGTCGGCGACATCACCGGGCTGACGATCTGGGGCAACCACTCGGCCACCCAGTACCCGGACGTCTTCCACGCCCGCGTCGCCGGGCGCCCGGCGTCGGAGCTCGTCGACGAGGCGTGGCTGGAGAACGACTTCATCCCCACCGTCGCCAAGCGGGGCGCGGCGATCATCGCGGCGCGCGGGGCGTCGTCCGCGGCCTCGGCCGCCAACGCCGCGGTCGACCACGTCTTCGACTGGGTCAACGGCACCCCGGCGGGGGAGTGGACCTCGGTGGCGCTGCCCTCCGACGGCTCCTACGGCGTCCCGGAGGGGCTCATCTCCTCCTTCCCGGCCCGCTCCGTCGGCGGGCGCTGGGAGATCGTCCAGGACCTCGAGATCAACGCGTTCTCGCGCGCCAAGATCGACGCCTCGGTCGCCGAGCTCGTCGAGGAGCGCGAGGCCGTCAAGGGCCTCGGCCTCATCTGA
- a CDS encoding TetR/AcrR family transcriptional regulator C-terminal domain-containing protein encodes MSERASERPRPTLDRGLVIDTAIGIVESEGVNALSMRRLGSALGVEAMALYRYVDGREDLLEAIVDTVTAGVERSADMDLGPRGGWQAYLQGVAHAVRDIALRYPQTFPLVATRHPAAPWLRPPLRNLEVVEDFLRTLLEMGFTEEHAVITYRAFTSFLLGQLLLAVAQGGAQAMTEETLDEGGADMPTTSADIADYPTVLRLRGTLSVDHATEEFETALEALLDRIEAFVGQ; translated from the coding sequence GTGAGCGAGCGGGCGAGCGAGCGGCCCCGTCCGACCCTCGACCGGGGCCTCGTCATCGACACGGCCATCGGGATCGTCGAGTCCGAGGGGGTCAACGCGCTGAGCATGCGGCGCCTCGGCAGTGCCCTCGGCGTGGAGGCCATGGCCCTCTACCGCTACGTCGACGGGCGCGAGGACCTCCTCGAGGCGATCGTCGACACCGTCACCGCCGGCGTCGAGCGCTCCGCCGACATGGACCTCGGCCCGCGCGGGGGCTGGCAGGCGTACCTCCAGGGCGTCGCCCACGCCGTCCGCGACATCGCCCTGCGCTACCCGCAGACCTTCCCGCTCGTCGCCACCCGCCATCCCGCGGCGCCGTGGCTGCGACCACCGCTGCGTAACCTCGAGGTCGTCGAGGACTTCCTGCGGACCCTCCTGGAGATGGGGTTCACCGAGGAGCACGCGGTGATCACCTACCGCGCGTTCACGAGCTTCCTGCTCGGCCAGCTGCTCCTCGCCGTCGCGCAGGGCGGCGCCCAGGCGATGACGGAGGAGACCCTGGACGAGGGCGGCGCGGACATGCCCACCACGTCGGCCGACATCGCCGACTACCCCACGGTCCTCAGGCTGCGCGGCACGCTGTCCGTCGACCATGCCACGGAGGAGTTCGAGACCGCGCTGGAGGCCCTCCTCGACCGCATCGAGGCGTTCGTCGGGCAGTGA
- a CDS encoding STAS domain-containing protein, with amino-acid sequence MESTTEEPYGSVALITSHGRSRLVLTGEIDLGVKTQVQPAVDEALGRNLPIDVDARELRFMDSFGIATLAVLVRRSPHRVRLIQPPELVRFLLDVTRLDSLVDVLDEDPGPNEAHPAGHTTDV; translated from the coding sequence ATGGAGAGCACCACAGAGGAGCCCTACGGCTCCGTCGCGCTCATCACGTCGCACGGTCGCTCGCGCCTCGTCCTCACGGGCGAGATCGACCTCGGCGTCAAGACGCAGGTGCAGCCCGCCGTCGACGAGGCGCTCGGGCGGAACCTGCCCATCGACGTCGACGCCCGCGAGCTGCGGTTCATGGACTCCTTCGGCATCGCGACCCTCGCCGTCCTGGTCCGGCGCAGCCCGCACCGCGTGCGGCTCATCCAGCCGCCGGAGCTCGTCCGGTTCCTCCTCGACGTCACCCGCCTCGACAGCCTCGTCGACGTCCTCGACGAGGACCCGGGGCCCAACGAGGCGCACCCCGCCGGGCACACGACCGACGTCTGA
- a CDS encoding family 43 glycosylhydrolase → MDWSYDGARGHHVGPDGAVLAYRSGGRYPRASDLAVLQEDFADPTVVEVDGTFYMYGTATTRLARTRSAGGSEGPFVASGERVSDGFTVVPVRAQVARSRDLHAWELLPFDALAALPQWLPSGNVAVSVWASHPVLSPSGTALLYYSLVLTRYRDPARRLAGSVTSHVSVATADRPEGPFLDRTAAPLLSGPGYRCIDPFVHLGDDGWALVLGSDGADITEHALDDTGTRVRVPSGPVRRLLAPRAGDVYHRVQEAPYLAGDLLLTSGADCFANDKPREWAFPDEPGAEYDWYRYGGYAVLQALPGDAGFASRTGPDGVLDDVVLEGNEDVKNPGNACVVETGGRTYLVGHLIDRDDQYLGRTAAERRAKVNRRLPFVVEAFRRADGSLEVPGGQFHRDHRGPEHAVRHFR, encoded by the coding sequence GTGGACTGGTCCTACGACGGCGCTCGCGGCCACCACGTCGGCCCGGACGGAGCGGTCCTCGCGTACCGCAGCGGCGGGCGCTACCCCCGGGCGTCGGACCTCGCGGTCCTCCAGGAGGACTTCGCCGACCCGACGGTGGTCGAGGTGGACGGGACGTTCTACATGTACGGGACCGCGACCACGCGCCTGGCGCGGACCAGGAGCGCGGGCGGCAGCGAGGGACCCTTCGTCGCCAGCGGCGAGCGGGTGAGCGACGGGTTCACCGTGGTGCCCGTCCGGGCGCAGGTCGCGCGGTCGAGGGACCTGCACGCCTGGGAGCTGCTCCCCTTCGACGCGCTGGCGGCCCTGCCGCAGTGGCTCCCGTCCGGGAACGTCGCGGTGTCCGTGTGGGCCTCCCACCCCGTGCTCTCCCCGAGCGGCACGGCGCTGCTGTACTACTCGCTCGTCCTCACGCGGTACCGGGACCCGGCGCGCAGGCTGGCCGGGTCCGTGACGAGCCACGTCAGCGTGGCGACGGCGGACCGCCCCGAGGGGCCGTTCCTCGACCGCACTGCGGCGCCGCTGCTCTCCGGGCCCGGCTACCGCTGCATCGACCCGTTCGTCCATCTCGGCGACGACGGGTGGGCCCTGGTCCTCGGCTCCGACGGGGCGGACATCACCGAGCACGCCCTCGACGACACCGGCACGCGGGTCCGCGTCCCGTCCGGGCCGGTCCGGCGCCTGCTCGCGCCGCGGGCGGGCGACGTCTACCACCGGGTCCAGGAGGCGCCCTACCTCGCCGGGGACCTGCTCCTCACCTCGGGGGCCGACTGCTTCGCCAACGACAAGCCGCGCGAGTGGGCCTTCCCCGACGAGCCCGGGGCCGAGTACGACTGGTACCGCTACGGCGGCTACGCGGTCCTCCAGGCCCTCCCCGGCGACGCCGGGTTCGCCTCGCGCACGGGGCCGGACGGGGTCCTCGACGACGTGGTGCTCGAGGGCAACGAGGACGTCAAGAACCCTGGGAACGCGTGCGTCGTCGAGACCGGCGGGCGCACCTACCTCGTCGGTCACCTCATCGACCGGGACGACCAGTACCTCGGCCGCACGGCGGCGGAGCGCCGCGCCAAGGTCAACCGGCGGCTCCCGTTCGTGGTGGAGGCGTTCCGGCGGGCGGACGGCTCGCTGGAGGTGCCGGGCGGGCAGTTCCACCGCGACCACCGCGGGCCCGAGCACGCCGTCCGGCACTTCCGCTGA
- a CDS encoding NADP-dependent isocitrate dehydrogenase gives MSKIKVVGPVVELDGDEMTRIIWQFIKDRLIHPYLDVDLRYYDLGIENRDATDDQVTIDAANAIKEHGVGVKCATITPDEARVEEFGLKKMWVSPNGTIRNILGGVVFREPIIISNIPRLVPGWNKPIIIGRHAHGDQYKATNFKVPGAGTLTLTYTPADGSEPIHQEVVTYPEAGGVAMGMYNFNESIRDFARASFAYGLQRNYPVYLSTKNTILKAYDGAFKDIFAEVFEAEFKDQFDAAGLTYEHRLIDDMVAAAMKWEGGYVWACKNYDGDVQSDTVAQGFGSLGLMTSVLMTPDGKTVEAEAAHGTVTRHYRQHQAGKPTSTNPIASIFAWTRGLAHRGKLDGTPEVTEFAQTLEDVVIKTVESGKMTKDLALLIGKDAEWLTTEEFLAALDENLAARLA, from the coding sequence ATGTCGAAGATCAAGGTGGTTGGGCCCGTCGTCGAGCTCGACGGTGACGAGATGACGCGGATCATCTGGCAGTTCATCAAGGACCGCCTCATCCACCCCTACCTCGACGTGGACCTGCGGTACTACGACCTCGGTATCGAGAACCGCGACGCCACGGACGACCAGGTGACCATCGACGCGGCGAACGCCATCAAGGAGCACGGCGTCGGCGTCAAGTGCGCCACCATCACGCCCGACGAGGCCCGCGTGGAGGAGTTCGGCCTCAAGAAGATGTGGGTCTCGCCCAACGGGACGATCCGCAACATCCTCGGCGGCGTCGTCTTCCGCGAGCCGATCATCATCTCGAACATCCCCCGCCTCGTGCCCGGCTGGAACAAGCCGATCATCATCGGGCGCCACGCCCACGGCGACCAGTACAAGGCGACGAACTTCAAGGTCCCCGGTGCGGGCACGCTCACGCTGACCTACACGCCGGCGGACGGCTCCGAGCCGATCCACCAGGAGGTCGTCACCTACCCCGAGGCCGGCGGCGTCGCGATGGGCATGTACAACTTCAACGAGTCGATCCGCGACTTCGCGCGCGCCTCGTTCGCCTACGGCCTGCAGCGGAACTACCCCGTCTACCTCTCGACGAAGAACACGATCCTCAAGGCCTACGACGGCGCCTTCAAGGACATCTTCGCCGAGGTGTTCGAGGCCGAGTTCAAGGACCAGTTCGACGCCGCGGGCCTCACCTACGAGCACCGCCTCATCGACGACATGGTCGCCGCCGCGATGAAGTGGGAGGGCGGCTACGTCTGGGCGTGCAAGAACTACGACGGCGACGTCCAGTCCGACACGGTCGCGCAGGGCTTCGGCTCGCTCGGCCTCATGACGTCGGTCCTCATGACGCCGGACGGCAAGACCGTGGAGGCCGAGGCCGCGCACGGCACCGTCACCCGGCACTACCGCCAGCACCAGGCCGGCAAGCCGACGTCGACCAACCCGATCGCCTCGATCTTCGCCTGGACCCGAGGGCTCGCCCACCGCGGCAAGCTCGACGGCACCCCCGAGGTCACCGAGTTCGCGCAGACGCTCGAGGACGTCGTCATCAAGACGGTCGAGAGCGGGAAGATGACCAAGGACCTCGCGCTGCTCATCGGCAAGGACGCCGAGTGGCTCACCACGGAGGAGTTCCTCGCCGCCCTCGACGAGAACCTCGCCGCCCGCCTCGCCTGA
- a CDS encoding hemolysin family protein, whose amino-acid sequence MNDLVIDIVLVFAFILLGGVFAASEIALVSLREGQVRALAERGGAGAKVAKLTGNSNRFLSSVQVGVTLAGFFSASFGAAQIAPQVSPTLESWGLAPGAAGSIAFIGTTVVISYLSLVFGELVPKRLAMQSAEKFSVVVATPLDWIATIMRPVIWLLGASTNVVMRLLGRDPHAQREEMGAEELRSLVAEHESLGEQERSMVVDLLAVGERTVQEIMTPRTEVEFLDADLPISDAQLLVRTLEHSRYPVRGENDDDVVGFIHVRDLIHPEDHVRAVGDLVRQVMFFPTGKLILAALTEMRAANSHLAIVVDEYGGTDGIITLEDVVEEFVGEIHDEYDREEPGVVLRGAVEDVAGLLGRADVAKVLGRELPEGPFDTLGGFLMAGLGRLPKVGDTLVWDDLLLTVTALDGRRVDRVGVSLAPGADPTDDGAHAGEDRPGASGPDTQDAPGGVHPRRFA is encoded by the coding sequence ATGAACGACCTCGTCATTGACATCGTCCTCGTCTTCGCCTTCATCCTCCTCGGCGGTGTCTTCGCCGCGTCGGAGATCGCCCTCGTCTCCCTGCGCGAGGGCCAGGTGCGGGCGCTGGCCGAGCGGGGCGGCGCCGGGGCCAAGGTCGCCAAGCTCACCGGGAACTCCAACCGGTTCCTCTCCTCCGTCCAGGTCGGCGTCACGCTCGCCGGGTTCTTCTCCGCCTCGTTCGGTGCCGCGCAGATCGCGCCCCAGGTCTCCCCCACCCTCGAGTCGTGGGGCCTGGCGCCCGGGGCCGCCGGGTCGATCGCCTTCATCGGCACGACTGTCGTCATCTCCTACCTCTCGCTGGTCTTCGGCGAGCTCGTCCCCAAGCGCCTGGCGATGCAGAGTGCCGAGAAGTTCTCGGTCGTCGTCGCGACCCCGCTCGACTGGATCGCGACGATCATGCGTCCGGTCATCTGGCTGCTCGGGGCCTCGACGAACGTGGTCATGCGGCTGCTCGGGCGCGACCCGCACGCCCAGCGCGAGGAGATGGGCGCGGAGGAGCTGCGCTCGCTCGTCGCCGAGCACGAGTCCCTCGGCGAGCAGGAACGCAGCATGGTGGTCGACCTCCTCGCCGTCGGGGAGCGCACCGTGCAGGAGATCATGACGCCGCGCACCGAGGTGGAGTTCCTCGACGCGGACCTGCCCATCAGTGACGCGCAGCTCCTCGTGCGGACCCTGGAGCACTCGCGCTACCCCGTCCGTGGGGAGAACGACGACGACGTCGTCGGGTTCATCCACGTGCGCGACCTCATCCACCCCGAGGACCACGTGCGCGCGGTGGGCGACCTCGTGCGCCAGGTGATGTTCTTCCCCACGGGCAAGCTCATCCTCGCCGCCCTGACGGAGATGCGGGCGGCCAACTCCCACCTCGCCATCGTCGTCGACGAGTACGGCGGCACCGACGGCATCATCACCCTCGAGGACGTCGTCGAGGAGTTCGTCGGGGAGATCCACGACGAGTACGACCGGGAGGAGCCGGGCGTGGTCCTCCGGGGCGCCGTGGAGGACGTCGCGGGCCTGCTGGGCCGCGCGGACGTGGCCAAGGTCCTCGGGCGGGAGCTGCCCGAGGGGCCGTTCGACACCCTGGGCGGGTTCCTCATGGCGGGGCTCGGGCGGCTGCCCAAGGTCGGGGACACCCTGGTGTGGGACGACCTCCTCCTCACGGTCACCGCGCTCGACGGGCGACGGGTGGACCGCGTGGGCGTGAGCCTCGCGCCCGGGGCGGACCCGACCGACGACGGCGCCCACGCCGGTGAGGACCGCCCGGGGGCCTCGGGCCCGGACACGCAGGACGCGCCCGGCGGGGTCCACCCGCGCCGCTTCGCGTAG
- a CDS encoding GAP family protein, with amino-acid sequence MDISELAASSNYPAFAAVLAVLALIDSTSFGTLLIPVWLLLAPGRVHAGRVIAYLGTVAGFYLAVGVAVLLGAGTLLERYGDALDSRPAAVVQLVLGVALLALSFRFDGKAAARRAERRGAGAPRPDRLSRWRQRALGAEADGAVATRTSVLPLVGLALAATSVEVATMLPYLAAIGAITAADLGAVPSSAVLAAYCVVMVAPALLLLGGRAVAAHAVDPWLRRLEAWLSKNAAEMTGWVLAIVGVLLAVNAWGRLG; translated from the coding sequence GTGGACATCTCCGAGCTCGCCGCGAGCAGCAACTACCCGGCGTTCGCCGCCGTCCTCGCCGTCCTCGCCCTCATCGACTCCACGAGCTTCGGCACGCTGCTCATCCCCGTGTGGCTCCTCCTGGCACCCGGCCGGGTGCACGCGGGCCGGGTCATCGCCTACCTGGGGACCGTCGCGGGCTTCTACCTCGCCGTCGGCGTCGCCGTGCTCCTCGGCGCCGGCACGCTCCTCGAGCGGTACGGGGACGCGCTCGACTCCCGCCCCGCGGCGGTCGTCCAGCTGGTCCTCGGCGTCGCCCTGCTCGCCCTGAGCTTCCGGTTCGACGGCAAGGCCGCCGCCCGCCGGGCGGAGCGGCGCGGTGCGGGCGCACCGCGGCCGGACCGGCTCTCCCGCTGGCGGCAGCGCGCCCTCGGCGCGGAGGCCGACGGCGCCGTCGCCACCCGCACGTCCGTGCTCCCCCTCGTCGGCCTCGCGCTCGCCGCGACGTCCGTCGAGGTCGCCACGATGCTTCCCTACCTCGCGGCGATCGGGGCGATCACCGCGGCGGACCTCGGCGCCGTCCCGTCGTCGGCCGTGCTGGCCGCCTACTGCGTCGTCATGGTGGCGCCGGCCCTGCTGCTCCTCGGCGGCCGCGCGGTCGCGGCCCACGCGGTCGACCCGTGGCTGCGGCGCCTGGAGGCGTGGCTGTCGAAGAATGCCGCCGAGATGACCGGGTGGGTCCTCGCCATCGTCGGCGTGCTCCTCGCCGTCAACGCCTGGGGGCGGCTCGGCTGA